A region from the bacterium genome encodes:
- a CDS encoding SRPBCC family protein has protein sequence MHELVREQVVAAPLDRVFAYFDRPENLARLTPTWLDFRILTPSPVPMERGALIDYEISLGPLPMRWRTLITRYEPPHLFVDEQLAGPYSFWHHTHTFREVPGGTAIGDHVRYELPFGPLGRLAHALVVRRQLDTIFRFRTEAVAREFGP, from the coding sequence ATGCACGAACTCGTGCGCGAACAAGTCGTTGCCGCCCCGCTGGACCGGGTCTTCGCCTACTTCGACCGCCCGGAGAACCTGGCCCGGCTGACGCCGACCTGGCTCGACTTCCGCATCCTGACGCCCTCGCCGGTGCCCATGGAGCGCGGCGCCCTGATCGACTACGAGATCAGCCTGGGCCCCCTGCCCATGCGCTGGCGCACCCTGATCACCCGCTACGAGCCGCCCCACCTCTTCGTGGACGAACAACTCGCCGGCCCCTACAGCTTCTGGCACCACACCCACACCTTCCGCGAGGTGCCGGGCGGCACGGCCATCGGCGACCACGTGCGCTACGAACTCCCTTTCGGCCCGCTCGGCCGGCTCGCCCACGCCCTTGTGGTGCGGCGACAACTCGACACGATCTTCCGCTTCCGCACCGAAGCCGTCGCCCGCGAGTTCGGCCCCTGA
- a CDS encoding family 16 glycosylhydrolase, producing the protein MRSSLRAVFALFAVLVVAGTASAQVGALIWEDDFDDLANWIVITGNGSWGWGNGELEYYHEDNVAIADVAGEPGNTALRLTARQQSGAGIVDQWGNPLQYTSGKVLSRSLVSVRYGMIETRLRAPDLDLGGWPAVWMLGTANYAWPRSGEIDMMEMGGKQIYRDQHDTHNGGNGLDNATVNQSVQANALFYSDAAVNPGNPSGAASLSWDPDDVYARPYFSYDPELAGRWITYRLYWDETSLRFTVVDDGVEHDLFAEPFTIDAESDEFNAPFYFVANLAVGGAFTDAYNLGDPGSGAPVSMPFPAELDIDYIRVYAWNGQGEVHLGPPTFQQGVYGIFTDETPTSGRLVPEETAEIYVWEGTLADGTLAPYEGDNVLTWQTTGLGWFGAGIMSIQPLNLFDFPDGHLKFRIRIPANVTFKVGIIDAWGNQNWISFPAFQTTYGLVRDGQWGEAAIPVQDIRGTAMDLRMLSYPFAILEESGTACEFAIDDIRWDAGVISAVDGAAAPASRVQLLANAPNPFNALTELRFSLPRAGRYEIAIHDVSGRRVRTFTGVGEAGRNAVAWNGRDEGGAEVASGVYWYRVTTADGEASASMVLVK; encoded by the coding sequence ATGCGTTCATCCCTCCGCGCAGTCTTTGCCCTCTTCGCCGTCCTGGTCGTCGCCGGAACGGCCTCCGCCCAGGTCGGTGCCCTGATCTGGGAAGACGACTTCGACGACCTCGCCAACTGGATCGTCATCACCGGCAACGGCAGCTGGGGCTGGGGCAACGGCGAGCTCGAGTACTACCACGAGGACAACGTGGCCATCGCCGACGTCGCGGGCGAGCCGGGAAACACGGCCCTGCGCCTGACCGCCAGACAGCAGAGCGGCGCGGGCATCGTCGACCAGTGGGGCAACCCGCTGCAGTACACGTCGGGCAAGGTCCTGTCGCGCTCGCTGGTGTCGGTCCGCTACGGCATGATCGAGACGCGCCTCAGGGCGCCGGACCTCGACCTGGGCGGCTGGCCCGCCGTGTGGATGCTCGGCACCGCCAACTACGCCTGGCCCCGCAGCGGCGAGATCGACATGATGGAGATGGGCGGCAAGCAGATCTACCGCGACCAGCACGACACCCACAACGGCGGCAACGGCCTGGACAACGCCACGGTGAACCAGTCGGTGCAGGCCAACGCGCTCTTCTACTCGGACGCCGCCGTGAACCCGGGCAACCCCTCCGGCGCGGCCAGCCTCTCGTGGGATCCGGACGACGTCTACGCGCGGCCCTACTTCAGCTACGACCCCGAACTGGCCGGCCGCTGGATCACCTACCGCCTCTATTGGGATGAGACGAGCCTGCGCTTCACCGTCGTCGACGACGGTGTCGAGCACGACCTCTTCGCCGAGCCCTTCACCATCGACGCCGAGTCGGACGAGTTCAACGCGCCGTTCTACTTCGTGGCCAACCTGGCCGTCGGCGGGGCCTTCACCGACGCCTACAACCTGGGCGATCCCGGCAGCGGCGCGCCCGTGAGCATGCCCTTCCCGGCCGAACTGGACATCGACTACATCCGCGTCTACGCCTGGAACGGCCAGGGCGAGGTGCACCTCGGTCCGCCCACCTTCCAGCAGGGCGTCTACGGCATCTTCACCGACGAGACGCCCACCAGCGGCCGGCTCGTGCCCGAGGAGACGGCCGAGATCTACGTGTGGGAGGGCACCCTCGCCGACGGCACCCTGGCGCCGTACGAGGGCGACAACGTGCTGACCTGGCAGACGACGGGCCTGGGCTGGTTCGGCGCGGGCATCATGTCCATCCAGCCGCTCAATCTGTTCGACTTCCCGGACGGCCACCTCAAGTTCCGCATCCGGATCCCGGCCAACGTCACCTTCAAGGTGGGCATCATCGACGCCTGGGGGAACCAGAACTGGATCAGCTTCCCCGCCTTCCAGACGACCTACGGCCTCGTGCGCGACGGCCAGTGGGGCGAGGCGGCCATCCCCGTCCAGGACATCCGCGGCACGGCCATGGACCTGCGCATGCTGAGCTACCCGTTCGCGATCCTCGAGGAGAGCGGCACGGCGTGCGAATTCGCCATCGACGACATCCGCTGGGACGCCGGCGTGATCAGCGCGGTGGACGGCGCGGCGGCACCGGCGTCGCGGGTGCAGCTCCTGGCCAACGCCCCCAACCCGTTCAACGCCCTGACCGAACTGCGCTTCAGCCTGCCCCGGGCGGGGCGGTACGAGATCGCCATCCACGACGTGTCCGGGCGCCGCGTGCGCACCTTCACGGGCGTGGGCGAGGCGGGCCGCAACGCCGTCGCCTGGAACGGCCGCGACGAGGGCGGGGCCGAGGTGGCGTCGGGCGTATACTGGTACCGCGTGACGACCGCCGACGGCGAGGCGAGCGCCTCGATGGTGCTGGTGAAGTAG
- a CDS encoding urocanate hydratase, with protein MPAADPAVSRAPERPMLLSAAEKRLALRNALRYFPPAQHAALAPEFADELKRFGRIYMLRYRPTYAMHARPLDHYPARSRQAAAIMLMIQNNLDPAVAQHPYELVTYGGNGTVFQNWAQYLLTMKYLSEMTDEQTLAVYSGHPHGLFPSHADAPRVVVTNGMVVPNHSSGDDYTRLAALGVTSYGQMTAGSYMYIGPQGIVHGTTITILGAGRLYLAGDGAADANPLAGKLYVSSGLGGMSGAQGKAAVIAGCVGVLAEINPDAARKRHAQGWVDEIHTDLPGLLDRIRAAKANREAVALAYQGNVVDLWEALAASDITVELGSDQTSLHIPYTGGYYPVGMSYDESNAMMAHDPAAFKARVQATLLRHLAAVETCVARGTRFWDYGNAFLLECSRAGADIALPDGRFRYPSYVENIMGPLCFDYGFGPFRWVCASGRAADLETSDRIAGDVIERLAAEAPEETKQQYLDNLRWIRQAGANRMVVGSQARILYSDAEGRRAIAAAFNAAIRSGEITAPIVLGRDHHDVSGTDSPYRETSNIRDGSMFCADMAVQNMVGDGFRGATWISLHNGGGVGWGEVINGGFGMVLDGSADCDRRLTMMLHWDVNNGIARRAWARNPGAEFAIRDAMRREPRLTVTMPAHADDGVVDAAIAAHFDD; from the coding sequence ATGCCCGCCGCGGATCCGGCGGTCAGCCGCGCCCCCGAGCGCCCCATGCTGCTGAGCGCCGCCGAGAAGCGCCTGGCCCTGCGCAACGCCCTGCGCTACTTCCCGCCGGCGCAGCACGCGGCCCTGGCCCCCGAGTTCGCCGACGAACTGAAGCGCTTCGGGCGCATCTACATGCTGCGCTACCGGCCGACCTACGCCATGCACGCCCGGCCCCTGGACCACTACCCCGCCCGCAGCCGGCAGGCCGCCGCGATCATGCTGATGATCCAGAACAACCTCGATCCGGCCGTGGCCCAGCACCCCTACGAGCTGGTCACCTACGGCGGCAACGGCACCGTCTTCCAGAACTGGGCCCAGTACCTGCTGACCATGAAGTACCTGAGCGAAATGACGGACGAGCAGACCCTGGCCGTCTACTCGGGTCACCCGCACGGGCTCTTCCCCAGCCACGCGGACGCGCCGCGCGTGGTGGTGACCAACGGCATGGTCGTGCCGAACCACTCCTCGGGCGACGACTACACCCGCCTGGCCGCCCTCGGCGTCACGAGCTACGGCCAGATGACCGCCGGCAGCTACATGTACATCGGGCCGCAGGGGATCGTGCACGGCACGACGATCACCATCCTCGGCGCCGGCCGGCTGTACCTGGCGGGCGATGGCGCAGCCGACGCGAACCCGCTGGCGGGCAAGCTGTACGTGTCGAGCGGGCTGGGCGGCATGAGCGGCGCCCAGGGCAAGGCGGCGGTCATCGCCGGATGCGTGGGCGTGCTGGCGGAGATCAATCCCGACGCGGCGCGCAAACGCCACGCCCAGGGCTGGGTCGACGAGATCCACACCGACCTGCCGGGGCTGCTCGACCGCATCCGCGCGGCCAAGGCGAACCGGGAAGCGGTCGCGCTGGCCTACCAGGGCAACGTGGTCGACCTGTGGGAGGCCCTCGCCGCCAGCGACATCACCGTCGAACTGGGCAGCGACCAGACGAGCCTGCACATCCCCTACACGGGCGGCTACTACCCGGTGGGCATGAGCTACGACGAGAGCAACGCCATGATGGCCCACGACCCGGCGGCCTTCAAAGCCCGGGTCCAGGCCACGCTGCTGCGCCACCTCGCCGCGGTCGAGACCTGCGTCGCGCGCGGCACGAGGTTCTGGGACTACGGCAACGCGTTCCTGCTCGAGTGCAGCCGCGCCGGGGCCGACATCGCCCTGCCCGACGGGCGGTTCAGGTACCCCAGCTACGTCGAGAACATCATGGGCCCGCTGTGCTTCGACTACGGCTTCGGGCCCTTCCGCTGGGTGTGCGCCAGCGGCCGGGCGGCCGATCTCGAGACGAGCGACCGCATCGCGGGCGACGTGATCGAGCGACTCGCGGCCGAGGCGCCCGAAGAGACGAAGCAGCAGTACCTGGACAACCTGCGCTGGATCCGGCAGGCGGGCGCGAACCGCATGGTCGTGGGCAGCCAGGCCCGCATCCTGTACAGCGACGCCGAGGGCCGGCGCGCCATCGCCGCGGCCTTCAACGCGGCCATCCGCAGCGGCGAGATCACGGCGCCCATCGTCCTGGGCCGCGACCACCACGACGTCTCGGGCACCGACAGCCCCTACCGCGAGACGAGCAACATCCGCGACGGCTCCATGTTCTGCGCCGACATGGCCGTGCAGAACATGGTGGGCGACGGCTTCCGCGGCGCCACCTGGATCTCGCTGCACAACGGCGGCGGCGTGGGCTGGGGCGAGGTGATCAACGGCGGCTTCGGCATGGTCCTGGACGGGTCCGCGGACTGCGACCGCCGCCTGACCATGATGCTGCACTGGGACGTGAACAACGGCATCGCCCGGCGCGCCTGGGCCCGCAATCCCGGGGCCGAGTTCGCCATCCGCGACGCCATGCGGCGCGAGCCGCGGCTGACGGTGACCATGCCCGCGCATGCGGACGACGGGGTCGTCGACGCCGCGATCGCCGCGCACTTCGACGACTGA
- a CDS encoding MerR family transcriptional regulator: protein MSAAPSGNDQLEARHSIAVVSRRTGISQLVLRAWERRYEAVVPARTATGRRRYTDRDLEKLALLQTLTAHGHRIGDIAARDVAELRGMASELPVEATVAPRGGPQKAGELLEQALAATAALDARALEKVLERALLDLSKPVLRSQLLAPLLGEIGSRWEDGRLRVSHEHMATSIVASFLNSLNARQHVPSGAPLVAVATPVGQQHELGALMAASVALEAGWDVLYLGRNLPAEDLAAAVRDRGARLVLLSLVFPLDDPALVMELRELRRLVGPAVGLAVGGRAALSYMPVLAEIGARIVSDDATLGEVLRRS from the coding sequence ATGAGCGCCGCCCCTTCGGGAAACGACCAGTTGGAAGCCCGCCACTCCATCGCCGTGGTGTCCCGCCGCACCGGCATCAGCCAGCTGGTGCTGCGGGCCTGGGAGCGCCGGTACGAAGCGGTGGTGCCGGCCAGGACGGCCACCGGGCGCCGCCGCTACACCGACCGCGACCTGGAGAAGCTCGCGCTGCTGCAGACCCTCACCGCCCACGGGCACCGGATCGGCGACATCGCCGCCCGGGACGTGGCGGAACTGCGGGGGATGGCGTCCGAGTTGCCGGTCGAGGCCACCGTCGCGCCGCGCGGGGGGCCGCAGAAGGCCGGCGAACTGCTCGAGCAGGCCCTCGCGGCGACCGCCGCCCTGGACGCCCGCGCCCTGGAGAAGGTGCTGGAGCGGGCCCTCCTCGATCTCAGCAAGCCCGTCCTGCGCAGCCAGTTGCTTGCGCCCCTGCTGGGCGAGATCGGCAGCCGCTGGGAGGACGGGCGGCTCCGCGTGTCCCACGAGCACATGGCCACCTCCATCGTCGCCTCGTTCCTCAACAGCCTCAACGCGCGGCAGCACGTGCCGAGCGGCGCGCCCCTCGTGGCGGTGGCCACGCCGGTGGGCCAGCAGCACGAACTCGGGGCGCTGATGGCCGCCTCGGTGGCCCTGGAGGCGGGTTGGGACGTGCTCTATCTCGGCCGCAACCTGCCCGCCGAGGATCTCGCCGCCGCCGTGCGCGACCGGGGCGCCCGGCTGGTGCTGCTCAGCCTGGTCTTTCCCCTCGACGATCCGGCCCTGGTGATGGAGCTGCGGGAGTTGCGCCGCCTCGTCGGCCCCGCGGTGGGCCTGGCCGTGGGAGGGCGCGCGGCCCTGTCGTACATGCCCGTGCTGGCCGAGATCGGGGCGCGGATCGTGAGCGACGACGCGACCCTGGGCGAGGTCCTCCGGCGATCCTGA
- a CDS encoding FAD-dependent thymidylate synthase, with product MSEQTNPQQAEKLARPGVPDLDEILGVPFPVLDDGHVRVIDYMGDDAAIVQAARVSYGAGTKATSDDRGLIRYLLRHRHTTPFEMCSLKLHVRVPMDAWRQWIRHRTASVNETSTRYSIAIEGTQKTAPDEWRLQSSDNKQGSSGFLDSARGAELTAAEADFQATARRVYDERLELGIAREQARKDLPLCTYTEAYWKMDLHNLLHFLALRMDPHAQLEIRSYADVIGREIVARWVPQTWEAFTDYRLGALHFSRLETEVIAALGAGDGEKATALLREAGWLKTGKSGQVLRHRERQELEGKLARLNLGVPWAE from the coding sequence ATGAGCGAGCAGACCAACCCGCAGCAGGCCGAGAAACTGGCCCGCCCCGGCGTGCCCGACCTGGACGAGATCCTGGGCGTCCCCTTCCCCGTCCTCGACGACGGTCACGTGCGCGTGATCGACTACATGGGCGACGACGCGGCCATCGTGCAGGCGGCGCGCGTGTCGTACGGCGCGGGCACGAAGGCCACCAGCGACGACCGCGGCCTGATCCGCTACCTGCTGCGCCACCGCCACACCACGCCCTTCGAGATGTGCTCGCTGAAGCTGCACGTGCGCGTGCCCATGGACGCGTGGCGGCAGTGGATCCGGCACCGGACGGCCTCGGTGAACGAAACCAGCACCCGGTATTCGATCGCCATCGAAGGCACCCAGAAGACCGCGCCGGACGAGTGGCGCCTGCAGTCCAGCGACAACAAGCAGGGCTCGAGCGGCTTCCTCGACTCCGCGCGCGGCGCCGAGCTCACCGCCGCCGAGGCCGACTTCCAGGCGACCGCGCGCCGCGTCTACGACGAGCGCCTCGAGCTCGGCATCGCCCGCGAGCAGGCCCGCAAGGACCTGCCCCTGTGCACCTACACCGAGGCCTACTGGAAGATGGACCTGCACAACCTGCTGCACTTCCTGGCCCTGCGCATGGACCCCCACGCCCAGCTCGAGATCCGCTCCTACGCCGACGTCATCGGCCGGGAGATCGTCGCGCGCTGGGTGCCGCAGACGTGGGAGGCCTTCACCGACTACCGCCTCGGCGCCCTGCACTTCTCGCGGCTGGAGACCGAGGTCATCGCGGCCCTCGGCGCCGGCGACGGCGAGAAGGCCACGGCGCTGCTGCGCGAGGCGGGCTGGCTGAAGACCGGGAAGTCCGGCCAGGTCCTGCGCCACCGCGAGCGGCAGGAGCTTGAGGGGAAGCTGGCGCGGCTGAACCTGGGCGTGCCCTGGGCGGAGTAG